A genomic stretch from Lysobacter soyae includes:
- the thiS gene encoding sulfur carrier protein ThiS has product MDIIFNGASEALAEGATVQDLLTQVHLQDRRVAVEVNGEIVPKSLHASHVLGDGDTVEIVHALGGG; this is encoded by the coding sequence ATGGACATCATTTTCAATGGCGCCAGCGAGGCGCTCGCCGAAGGGGCGACCGTGCAGGATTTGCTGACGCAAGTCCATTTGCAGGATCGACGTGTGGCGGTCGAGGTGAACGGCGAGATCGTGCCGAAAAGTCTTCACGCCTCGCACGTTCTCGGCGATGGCGATACGGTGGAAATCGTCCACGCATTGGGCGGCGGTTGA
- the trmB gene encoding tRNA (guanosine(46)-N7)-methyltransferase TrmB has translation MTDPFNSPGAKAPPKPYTQDDAKRRIRSFVLRQGRFTEAQQRAFDELWPRFGLDYSGNLRDYNEVFGRNAPRILEIGFGNGEALRFSAALDPARDHIGIEVHAPGVGRLLNALATDAAGNVRLYHHDAVEVLEHEIADGSLDEVRIYFPDPWHKKRHNKRRLINPAFAALLTRKIAPGGRLHLATDWPDYAEHMWDVLDVTEGLTNTAGPRGHVPRPPWRPQTHFETRGQRLGHPVFDLLYTRNS, from the coding sequence ATGACCGACCCCTTCAACAGTCCCGGCGCGAAAGCACCACCCAAGCCCTACACGCAGGATGATGCCAAGCGCCGAATCCGCAGCTTCGTTCTGCGTCAGGGTCGTTTCACCGAGGCACAACAGCGGGCTTTTGACGAGCTCTGGCCGCGCTTCGGTTTGGATTACTCGGGAAACCTGAGGGACTACAACGAAGTCTTCGGCAGGAACGCGCCGCGAATTCTTGAAATCGGTTTCGGCAACGGCGAAGCGCTGCGCTTTTCCGCGGCCTTGGATCCGGCGCGTGATCATATCGGCATCGAAGTGCATGCGCCGGGTGTCGGTCGCTTGTTGAATGCCCTGGCGACGGATGCTGCCGGCAATGTCAGGCTGTACCACCACGACGCGGTGGAGGTTCTGGAACATGAAATCGCCGACGGCAGCTTGGACGAAGTGCGGATTTATTTCCCTGATCCTTGGCACAAGAAACGCCACAACAAGCGCCGCTTGATCAATCCGGCATTCGCTGCCCTGCTCACCCGCAAGATCGCGCCCGGCGGGCGGCTGCATTTGGCGACCGACTGGCCGGATTATGCGGAGCACATGTGGGATGTGTTGGATGTGACCGAAGGTCTCACCAATACGGCCGGGCCGCGCGGCCATGTGCCGCGCCCGCCGTGGCGTCCGCAAACGCATTTCGAAACACGCGGCCAACGCTTGGGCCATCCCGTGTTTGATTTGTTGTACACGCGCAACTCCTGA
- a CDS encoding thiazole synthase — translation MNESAKNPALTIAGKTYRSRLLTGTGKFKDLEETRLATEAAGADIVTLAIRRVNIGQNPGEPNLLDVLPPDKYTILPNTAGCYTAEDAVRTCKLARELLDGHSLVKLEVLGDERTLYPDVVQTLKAAEQLVAADFDVMVYTSDDPILARQLEEIGCVAVMPLAAPIGSGLGIQNRYTLLEIIENAKVPIIVDAGVGTASDATIAMELGCDGVLMNTAIAGARDPILMASAMRHAVIAGREAFLAGRIPRKRFASASSPIDGLIAAS, via the coding sequence ATGAACGAATCAGCCAAAAACCCTGCCCTGACCATTGCCGGCAAGACCTATCGCTCGCGCTTGCTGACCGGCACCGGCAAGTTCAAAGATCTCGAAGAAACCCGCTTGGCCACCGAAGCCGCTGGCGCGGATATCGTCACGTTGGCGATTCGCCGGGTCAATATCGGCCAAAATCCCGGCGAGCCAAATCTGCTCGACGTGTTGCCGCCGGACAAGTACACCATTCTTCCCAATACCGCGGGTTGTTACACCGCGGAAGATGCGGTGCGCACCTGCAAGTTGGCGCGCGAACTGCTGGATGGCCACTCGCTGGTGAAGCTCGAGGTGCTGGGCGACGAGCGCACCTTGTATCCCGATGTGGTGCAAACCCTGAAGGCCGCGGAGCAACTCGTCGCCGCCGACTTCGACGTGATGGTCTATACCAGCGACGATCCGATCCTGGCACGCCAGCTCGAAGAAATCGGCTGCGTCGCGGTCATGCCGCTCGCCGCACCGATCGGCTCCGGCTTGGGCATTCAGAATCGCTATACGCTGCTTGAAATCATCGAGAACGCGAAAGTGCCGATCATCGTCGATGCCGGTGTCGGCACCGCGAGCGATGCGACCATTGCGATGGAATTGGGTTGCGACGGCGTCCTCATGAACACAGCGATTGCCGGCGCGCGCGACCCCATCCTGATGGCCTCTGCGATGCGTCATGCCGTGATCGCCGGCCGCGAAGCCTTCCTGGCCGGACGCATTCCGCGCAAGCGTTTTGCCAGTGCGTCGTCGCCCATTGATGGTCTCATTGCCGCCTCATGA